In the genome of Vicia villosa cultivar HV-30 ecotype Madison, WI linkage group LG7, Vvil1.0, whole genome shotgun sequence, one region contains:
- the LOC131616472 gene encoding uncharacterized protein LOC131616472, protein MALHCNSLAQIPIQKYDHSFVKYSNNLLISKRFYAPKKKSSVGQVVFKITASIQNKVYEDESQGIVCYQDESGEIICEGCDEGPSYRQISRPIQQTRDIEIVNLLKQSWFQIAKGEEEIDDAVEGFNLNFNKRV, encoded by the exons ATGGCTCTTCACTGTAATTCTTTAGCTCAAATCCCAATTCAGAAATATGATCATTCATTTGTGAAATATTCAAACAATTTGTTGATCTCCAAACGATTCTATGCTCCAAAGAAAAAGTCATCAGTTGGTCAAGTAGTGTTTAAAATCACAGCATCCATCCAGAACAAG GTTTATGAGGATGAATCTCAAGGTATAGTTTGTTACCAAGATGAGAGTGGAGAAATAATTTGTGAAGGGTGTGATGAAGGGCCTTCTTATAGACAAATTTCAAGACCAATCCAACAAACAAG GGATATTGAAATTGTGAATCTACTAAAACAAAGTTGGTTTCAAATTGCTAAAGGGGAAGAAGAAATTGATGATGCAGTTGaaggatttaatttgaatttcaatAAAAGAGTTTAA
- the LOC131616471 gene encoding 1-phosphatidylinositol-3-phosphate 5-kinase FAB1B, producing the protein MRKLDFCLSMDAIDKAFSELVSIIKSWIPWQSEPANVSRDFWMPDHSCRVCYECDAQFSLFNRRHHCRLCGRIFCSKCTTNSVPAPFSGGQRNSWDESEKIRVCNYCYKQWEQGIVSFEKSGQTSNLERTMSASSVASSKTSATGNSSNITICSVPYSVSSYKQKQQGSCGNNMHQSPKRGKETDRERLSSIGGRNIDLVEELGDPLTKQYGFSMSRSDDDEDEYDVYRSDSDIRQYPQVNSYYGQAVLDGIKKIDGSQKGHPNGENIDAKLSSNYNFDACGLEGTPVIAKNEDEPDICDEHDAPSSLYVSEDVDAEPVDFENNGLLWLPPEPEDEEDDREAIMYDDDDDNEGNSTGEWGYLRSSSSFGSGEYRQRDRSNEEHKKVMKNVVDGHFRALVSQLLAVENLPVEDNNKNSWLEIIISLSWEAANLLKPDMSKGGGMDPAGYSKVKCIACGSRIESVVVKGVVCKKNVAHRRMTSKVDKPRLLILGGALEYQRVTNLLSSVDTLLQQETDHLKMAVAKIASHQPSILLVEKSVSRYAQEYLLAKDITLVLNVKRPLLERLARCTGTQIVPSIDHLSSQKLGYCETFHVEKFLEDLIVAVPGAKKPMKTLMFFEGCPKPLGCTILLRGADMDELKKVKHVVQYAVFAAYHLAMETSFLADEGVSLPELPLNSLALPNKSSSIQRSISTVPGFSVPGNEKSQIHDPNNGPRRTKSVTVTELVSPVCNTGSLSNGCSQSLPSGSNLNHSAAMYSSIVASGDNIPELHHKKLLSKQPPVKETSVVDDTFVNGTETSEQIYQGILADNSRNGHNQIYANQLSASESSLSPNYAQNHTDKKLVTTNEEPVPQKEEFPPSPSDHQSILVSLSSRCVWKGTVCERSHLFRIKYYGSFDKPLGRFLRDHLFDQSYRCDSCDMPSEAHVHCYTHRQGTLTISVKKLPEIILPGERDGKIWMWHRCLRCPRIGGFPPATQRIVMSDAAWGLSFGKFLELSFSNHAAASRVASCGHSLHRDCLRFYGFGKMVACFRYASIDVHSVYLPPHKLNFDHGKQDWIQKESDETVNRAELLFSEVLNCLSQIGEKKSNSIQSSSGHKTPELRRQVTELEAMLQREKLEFEETLKKILNQEKRNGQPGIDILEINRLWRQLLFQSYVWDHRLVYADSLANSNIETDLSSSTSEDKETPIDENLMTGVSLARRGFSSADSIHELVDAKSSQSDAFNQEIDVAKNKQNEKEHPNLSLSKSVNDQSHLLEHELGVRRALSEGPLPVVPSLSDTLDAKWTGENQSGIGIQKDSTSGNPDISIADALTTTTQRETYYLGDRSEDQNSSKSIFSSLKSHDNLEDSLSWLGIPFVNFYRQFNKSLFASSQKIEKLVEYNPVFVTSFGKLGLHGGASMLLPIGVNDTVIPIYDDEPSSIIAHALMSSQYHSQLSDELERSKDGSEYASTYFSESGAFQSFSSADDTAFDSQKSFGSIEDMILSMSGSRNSSMLDPVMYTKAMHAKVSFGEEDPLAKVKYYVTVYYAKRFEALRRVCCPSELDYIRSLSRCKKWRAQGGKSNVFFAKTLDDRFIIKQVTKTELESFVKFGPEYFKYLSESIGTGSPTCLAKILGIYQVTSKHLKGGKESKMDVLVMENLLFRRTVTRLYDLKGSSRSRYNPDSTGKNKVLLDQNLIEAMPTSPIFVGNKAKRLLERAVWNDTGFLASVDVMDYSLLVGVDEEKDELVLGIIDFMRQYTWDKHLETWVKASGILGGPKNTPPTVISPKQYKKRFRKAMTTYFLMLPDQWSPPSIIPSHSQSDLVEENKEKEKENKEKENNTQSRTLAE; encoded by the exons ATGCGGAAGCTAGATTTTTGTTTGTCAATGGATGCAATAGACAAGGCATTTTCTGAGCTTGTCAGTATTATAAAATCATGGATACCCTGGCAATCTGAGCCAGCAAACGTGTCGCGTGATTTTTGGATGCCCGATCATAGTTGTAGAGTATGCTACGAGTGTGATGCACAATTCTCTTTATTTAATCGCAGACACCATTGTCGTCTTTGTGGACGGATTTTTTGTTCCAAGTGTACTACGAATTCGGTTCCTGCACCGTTTAGCGGAGGCCAGAGGAATTCTTGGGATGAGTCGGAGAAGATTCGGGTGTGTAATTATTGTTACAAGCAGTGGGAGCAGGGTATAGTTTCTTTTGAGAAAAGTGGTCAGACTTCTAATCTTGAACGTACAATGTCAGCTTCGAGTGTGGCTAGTAGTAAAACTAGTGCCACGGGTAACAGTAGTAACATTACTATTTGCTCCGTGCCTTATTCGGTTAGTTCTTATAAACAAAAACAACAGGGTTCATGTGGGAACAACATGCATCAGTCACCTAAGAGGGGAAAAGAAACTGATAGGGAACGTTTATCATCCATAGGAGGGAGGAATATTGATCTTGTAGAAGAACTAGGGGACCCATTAACGAAGCAATACGGGTTCTCTATGAGCAG GAGTGACGATGATGAGGATGAGTATGATGTATATCGGTCTGATTCTGATATAAGGCAATATCCTCAAGTGAATAGCTACTATGGACAGGCCGTGCTTGatggaataaaaaaaattgatggcTCACAGAAAGGGCATCCCAATGGAGAAAACATTGATGCAAAACTCTCTTCAAACTACAATTTTGATGCATGTGGTTTGGAAGGAACGCCAGTTATTGCAAAAAATGAAGATGAACCTGATATCTGTGATGAACATGATGCACCTTCGTCGTTATATGTTTCAGAGGATGTTGATGCTGAACCTGTCGATTTCGAAAATAATGGACTTTTGTGGCTCCCCCCTgaaccagaggatgaagaagatgaccgGGAAGCTATTATGTATGATGACGACGATGATAATGAGGGAAATAGCACTGGAGAGTGGGGCTATCTTCGCAGTTCAAGCAGTTTTGGAAGTGGGGAGTATCGACAGAGAGATAGGTCAAATGAGGAACACAAGAAGGTAATGAAGAATGTAGTTGATGGACACTTTAGGGCTTTGGTGTCGCAGCTCTTAGCAGTTGAGAACCTACCAGTTGAGGACAATAACAAAAACAGTTGGTTGGAAATAATCATATCTCTGTCATGGGAAGCTGCTAATTTACTGAAACCAGATATGAGCAAAGGTGGTGGGATGGACCCAGCTGGTTATTCGAAAGTCAAATGCATAGCATGTGGGAGCCGCATTGAAAG TGTGGTGGTTAAAGGAGTTGTTTGTAAGAAAAACGTGGCTCATCGACGAATGACGTCAAAAGTGGATAAACCTCGCTTGTTGATCCTTGGAGGGGCTCTTGAATATCAGCGTGTTACCAATCTCTTGTCTAGTGTTGATACCCTATTGCAGCAG GAAACGGACCATCTTAAGATGGCAGTGGCAAAGATAGCTTCACACCAGCCAAGTATCCTTCTGGTCGAGAAATCAGTTTCTCGATATGCACAAGAATATCTTCTTGCAAAAGACATAACACTAGTTCTCAATGTAAAGAGACCGCTTTTAGAGCGCTTAGCACGTTGTACTGGCACTCAAATAGTGCCTTCAATTGATCATCTTTCATCGCAAAAGTTGGGTTACTGTGAAACGTTTCATGTTGAAAAATTTCTCGAAGACCTAATTGTTGCTGTTCCGGGTGCAAAAAAACCAATGAAAACATTGATGTTTTTTGAAGGTTGCCCAAAACCATTAGGTTGCACA ATTTTACTTAGAGGAGCTGACATGGATGAATTGAAAAAGGTAAAGCATGTGGTTCAGTATGCAGTTTTTGCAGCCTACCATTTGGCTATGGAGACATCTTTTCTTGCTGATGAAGGAgtctctctgccagaacttccatTAAACAGTCTCGCCCTTCCAAATAAGTCGTCATCCATTCAAAGGTCAATCTCAACAGTTCCTGGTTTTAGTGTTCCGGGCAATGAGAAGTCTCAGATTCATGATCCCAACAATGGACCACGGAGGACCAAAAGTGTCACAGTTACTGAACTAGTCTCCCCAGTTTGCAATACAGGATCCTTATCTAATGGTTGTTCTCAATCTTTGCCATCTGGATCAAATCTTAACCATTCAGCTGCCATGTACTcctccattgttgcttctggagaTAATATTCCTGAATTGCACCATAAGAAGCTTCTTTCCAAACAACCTCCGGTAAAAGAAACTTCTGTGGTGGATGATACCTTTGTAAATGGTACGGAAACTTCAGAGCAAATATATCAAGGCATTTTAGCTGATAATTCTCGAAATGGTCATAACCAAATCTATGCAAATCAGTTAAGCGCTTCGGAGTCGTCATTATCTCCAAATTATGCTCAAAACCATACTGATAAGAAGCTTGTAACCACAAATGAAGAACCAGTTCCTCAAAAAGAAGAGTTTCCTCCATCACCCTCTGACCATCAAAGCATTTTGGTGTCTTTATCGTCTCGGTGTGTATGGAAGGGAACCGTGTGCGAGAGGTCCCATCTATTCCGAATTAAATACTATGGAAGCTTTGACAAGCCATTGGGTCGGTTCCTGCGGGACCATTTATTTGATCAG AGTTATCGATGTGATTCTTGTGATATGCCATCGGAAGCACATGTGCATTGCTATACTCATCGACAGGGAACACTTACCATATCGGTAAAAAAACTACCAGAAATCATCCTGCCTGGTGAAAGGGACGGAAAGATTTGGATGTGGCACAGGTGCTTGCGGTGTCCAAGAATCGGTGGCTTTCCTCCTGCCACACAGAGAATAGTAATGTCTGATGCTGCTTGGGGTTTATCATTTGGAAAGTTTTTGGAGCTCAGTTTCTCAAACCATGCTGCAGCCAGCAGGGTGGCAAGCTGTGGCCATTCTCTACACAGAGATTGTCTTCGCTTTTATGG ATTCGGGAAAATGGTTGCTTGTTTTCGATATGCATCAATTGATGTTCACTCAGTCTACCTTCCTCCACACAAACTGAATTTTGATCACGGGAAACAGGATTGGATACAGAAAGAATCAGATGAG ACGGTCAATCGAGCCGAGCTTTTATTCTCCGAAGTACTCAATTGTCTAAGTCAAATTGGAGAAAAAAAATCGAATTCAATCCAAAGCAGTAGTGGTCATAAAACACCGGAATTAAGACGTCAAGTTACTGAACTGGAAGCAATGTTGCAAAGGGAGAAACTGGAATTTGAG GAAACTCTTAAAAAGATTTTGAACCAAGAAAAGAGAAATGGCCAACCTGGAATTGACATTCTGGAAATTAACCGACTGTGGAGGCAGTTACTTTTCCAATCATATGTGTGGGACCACCGCCTTGTGTATGCAGACAGCTTAGCTAATTCCAACATCGAAACTGATTTAAGCAGTTCGACTTCAGAAGATAAGGAAACACCTATAGATGAAAATTTGATGACTGGGGTCTCCTTGGCTAGAAGGGGATTCAGCAGTGCTGACTCTATTCATGAACTAGTTGATGCCAAAAGTTCCCAATCCGATGCATTTAATCAAGAAATTGACGTGGCCAAAAATAAACAAAACGAGAAAGAGCATCCCAATCTTTCTCTCAGCAAAAGCGTAAATGATCAATCGCACCTTTTAGAACATGAATTGGGTGTTCGTAGAGCTCTCTCGGAGGGGCCATTACCCGTTGTACCTAGTTTGTCTGATACACTTGATGCAAAATGGACAGGTGAAAACCAGTCAGGAATTGGAATTCAAAAGGATAGCACTTCCGGAAACCCTGATATATCTATAGCAGATGCTTTGACAACCACTACACAAAGAGAAACGTACTATCTCGGGGATCGCTCTGAAGACCAGAACAGTTCCAAGAGCATCTTTTCTTCTCTTAAAAGTCATGATAATTTGGAAGACTCTTTAAGTTGGTTAGGGATTCCCTTTGTAAACTTCTATCGCCAATTTAACAAGAGCTTGTTTGCTAGTAGCCAGAAGATTGAAAAACTAGTGGAATACAATCCCGTTTTTGTAACGTCATTCGGGAAGCTGGGACTCCATGGTGGTGCAAGCATGCTTTTGCCGATCGGTGTTAATGACACTGTAATTCCAATATATGATGATGAGCCCTCGAGTATTATAGCTCATGCCTTGATGTCATCGCAATATCATTCCCAGTTATCTGATGAATTAGAGAGATCAAAAGATGGATCTGAATATGCATCAACTTATTTTTCAGAGTCTGGTGCCTTCCAGTCATTTTCATCGGCCGATGATACAGCTTTTGATTCTCAGAAAAGTTTTGGGTCGATCGAGGATATGATATTGTCCATGTCTGGTTCTCGTAACTCATCAATGTTGGACCCAGTGATGTATACAAAAGCTATGCATGCCAAAGTTTCCTTTGGAGAAGAAGATCCCCTTGCAAAGGTAAAATATTATGTGACTGTTTACTATGCAAAGCGATTTGAAGCCTTAAGAAGAGTCTGCTGTCCTTCCGAGCTTGACTACATAAGGTCTCTAAGTCGCTGTAAGAAATGGAGAGCTCAAGGTGGGAAGAGTAATGTATTCTTTGCAAAAACCTTGGATGATCGATTTATCATCAAACAAGTTACCAAAACAGAACTTGAATCGTTCGTTAAATTTGGTCCTGAATACTTCAAGTACCTTTCTGAATCCATAGGAACAGGAAGTCCAACATGCCTGGCAAAGATTCTTGGCATATACCAG GTTACTTCAAAGCATCTCAAAGGAGGTAAAGAGTCAAAGATGGACGTTTTGGTTATGGAGAATCTTCTATTTAGGAGGACCGTGACACGACTTTACGATCTCAAAGGATCTTCTAGGTCTCGGTATAATCCAGATAGTACAGGGAAAAACAAAGTTCTGCTGGACCAGAATTTGATTGAAGCAATGCCAACTTCTCCTATTTTTGTGGGAAACAAAGCAAAACGACTGTTAGAAAGAGCCGTCTGGAATGATACTGGTTTTCTTGCA TCAGTTGATGTAATGGACTATTCATTACTAGTTGGGGTGGACGAAGAAAAGGACGAGTTAGTTCTTGGAATAATCGATTTCATGAGGCAGTATACATGGGACAAGCATCTTGAAACATGGGTGAAAGCTTCAGGAATCCTTGGAGGACCAAAGAATACACCACCAACAGTTATATCACCAAAGCAATACAAGAAAAGGTTCAGAAAAGCAATGACTACTTACTTTCTCATGCTTCCAGATCAATGGTCCCCTCCATCGATTATTCCTAGTCATTCTCAGTCTGATTTAGTtgaagaaaacaaagaaaaagaaaaagaaaacaaagaaaaagaaaacaatacaCAGTCTAGGACTTTAGCTGAATGA